A genomic region of Vitreoscilla filiformis contains the following coding sequences:
- a CDS encoding aspartate carbamoyltransferase catalytic subunit → MLSKRNPQLNRHGELIHLLSTEGLPKAVLTQILDTAGTFLSVHDREVKKVPLLRGKSVFNLFFENSTRTRTTFEIAAKRLSADVLNLDIARSSTAKGETLLDTIANLSAMDADVFVVRHSESGAPYLIAQHCAPHVHVVNAGDGRHAHPTQGLLDMYTIRHYKKEFHNLTVAIVGDIVHSRVARSDIHALTTLGVPEIRAVGPKTLVPGDLREMGVRVCHDMAEGVRDADVIIMLRLQNERMSGAMLPSAGEFFKNFGLTEEKLALAKPDAIVMHPGPINRGVEIASGVADGRQSVILPQVTFGIAVRMAVMSIIAGNDA, encoded by the coding sequence ATGCTCTCCAAACGCAATCCTCAGCTCAATCGCCACGGCGAGCTGATTCACCTGCTGTCCACCGAGGGGCTGCCCAAGGCGGTGCTGACGCAGATTCTCGACACCGCCGGCACCTTCCTCTCGGTGCATGACCGGGAGGTCAAAAAAGTGCCGTTGCTGCGCGGCAAAAGCGTGTTCAACCTGTTTTTTGAGAACAGCACGCGCACGCGCACCACGTTCGAGATCGCGGCCAAGCGCCTCTCCGCCGATGTGCTCAACCTGGACATCGCCCGCTCCAGCACCGCCAAGGGCGAAACTTTGCTGGACACCATCGCCAACCTGAGCGCGATGGATGCGGATGTGTTCGTGGTGCGCCACAGCGAATCCGGCGCACCGTACCTGATCGCGCAGCACTGCGCGCCGCATGTTCACGTCGTCAACGCCGGTGACGGGCGCCACGCGCACCCGACGCAGGGCTTGCTCGACATGTACACCATCCGCCACTACAAAAAAGAGTTCCACAACCTGACGGTGGCGATCGTCGGGGACATCGTCCACTCGCGTGTGGCCCGCTCGGACATCCACGCGCTGACCACGCTGGGCGTGCCGGAAATCCGCGCCGTGGGCCCCAAGACGCTGGTGCCAGGCGATTTGCGTGAGATGGGCGTGCGCGTCTGCCACGACATGGCCGAAGGCGTGCGCGATGCCGACGTCATCATCATGTTGCGCCTGCAAAACGAGCGCATGAGCGGCGCGATGCTGCCCAGCGCCGGCGAGTTCTTCAAGAACTTTGGCTTGACGGAAGAAAAACTGGCGCTGGCCAAGCCCGACGCCATCGTCATGCACCCGGGCCCCATCAACCGGGGTGTGGAGATCGCGTCCGGCGTGGCCGATGGCCGCCAGAGCGTGATCCTGCCGCAGGTGACGTTCGGCATCGCGGTGCGCATGGCGGTGATGTCCATCATCGCGGGCAATGACGCCTGA
- the pyrR gene encoding bifunctional pyr operon transcriptional regulator/uracil phosphoribosyltransferase PyrR, whose translation MTTFIPLDAPALYSELLRGVRSLLRPDTSLVGVWSGGAWLAERLHADLGLSGRHGVISSTLHRDDFAARGLSNSRDVTHLPFSIDGRHILLIDDVLHTGRTVRAVLNELFDFGRPASVELAVLVDRGGRELPIEPAFAAARFTLPAAQRLSLARADDGSFLFSLHQEP comes from the coding sequence ATGACGACTTTCATTCCCCTGGACGCCCCCGCGCTGTACAGCGAACTGCTGCGCGGCGTGCGCTCGCTGCTGCGGCCAGACACCTCGTTGGTGGGTGTGTGGTCGGGCGGGGCGTGGCTGGCCGAGCGGCTGCACGCCGATCTGGGCCTGTCGGGCCGCCATGGCGTGATTTCCAGCACGCTGCACCGCGATGACTTCGCTGCGCGTGGCCTGTCCAATTCGCGTGATGTCACCCATCTGCCGTTTTCCATCGATGGCCGCCACATCCTGCTCATCGACGATGTGTTGCACACCGGTCGCACCGTGCGCGCCGTGCTCAATGAGCTGTTTGACTTCGGTCGCCCCGCCAGCGTTGAACTGGCGGTGTTGGTCGACCGGGGCGGGCGTGAGCTGCCGATTGAACCCGCTTTCGCCGCCGCTCGCTTCACGCTGCCGGCGGCTCAGCGCCTGTCGCTGGCGCGGGCGGACGATGGCAGTTTCCTTTTCAGTCTTCACCAGGAGCCGTGA
- the ruvX gene encoding Holliday junction resolvase RuvX: MSEAPRVALPGVSTASTFLAFDFGLKRVGVATGTGLMRQGQALRTLTAQGDARFTAIQALLREWQPQALVVGVPFHPDGAEHENTQRARRFIRQLQGRFKLPVYAVDERYTTTEALAAGARDADGASAVLILEQFFREHFV, encoded by the coding sequence ATGAGTGAGGCACCACGGGTGGCACTGCCCGGCGTGTCCACAGCTTCCACGTTTTTGGCGTTTGACTTTGGACTCAAGCGCGTCGGCGTGGCCACGGGCACCGGTTTGATGCGCCAAGGGCAAGCGTTGCGCACCCTGACCGCGCAGGGCGACGCCCGCTTCACCGCCATCCAAGCCCTGCTGCGGGAGTGGCAGCCGCAAGCCTTGGTGGTCGGCGTGCCGTTTCACCCCGATGGCGCGGAGCACGAAAACACCCAGCGCGCCCGGCGTTTCATCCGCCAGTTGCAAGGTCGCTTCAAACTGCCGGTCTACGCGGTGGACGAGCGTTACACCACCACCGAGGCCCTCGCGGCGGGCGCCCGCGATGCGGATGGCGCCTCCGCCGTGCTCATCCTCGAACAATTTTTTCGCGAGCACTTTGTATGA
- a CDS encoding YqgE/AlgH family protein, whose protein sequence is MSAQGIDLTNQFLIAMPGMADERFAGSVVYLCEHSPKGALGLVVNKTVDLTLGRLFEKIELPLASSELAGQPVYFGGPVQPERGFVLHDRLPADGPGYASSLDVPNGLAMTTSKDVLEALSGGAGPRRVLVALGYSGWSAGQLEEEIGRNSWLTVAADPAVIFDAPIELRYQRALALLGVDVRMLSQEAGHA, encoded by the coding sequence ATGTCTGCGCAAGGGATCGACCTCACCAACCAGTTTCTGATCGCCATGCCTGGCATGGCCGACGAACGCTTCGCCGGCTCGGTTGTCTACCTGTGTGAGCACAGCCCCAAAGGCGCGCTCGGGCTGGTGGTCAACAAGACCGTGGATCTCACCCTGGGCCGCTTGTTCGAAAAAATCGAACTGCCGCTGGCCTCCTCTGAATTGGCGGGGCAACCCGTGTACTTCGGGGGGCCGGTGCAGCCGGAACGCGGGTTCGTCCTGCATGACCGCCTGCCCGCCGATGGCCCCGGCTACGCCTCCTCCCTGGACGTGCCCAACGGCTTGGCCATGACCACCAGCAAAGACGTGCTCGAAGCCCTCTCCGGTGGCGCGGGCCCGCGTCGGGTGCTGGTGGCTTTGGGTTACAGCGGCTGGAGCGCTGGCCAGCTCGAAGAGGAGATTGGCCGCAACAGTTGGCTCACCGTCGCAGCCGATCCAGCCGTGATCTTCGACGCCCCGATTGAGCTGCGCTACCAACGCGCCCTCGCCCTGTTGGGAGTAGACGTGCGCATGCTGTCGCAGGAGGCGGGGCACGCATGA
- a CDS encoding cryptochrome/photolyase family protein, with the protein MPSQPFQRALVWLRRDLRADDHAALAAACTQADQVWCAFVFDTPLLDPLPRRDRRVAFIHHSLTQLDAELDALGQRHGHAPGAVRLIVQHGVATEVIPALARQLRADLVCLNHDDEPDALRRDAQVREHLHAAGIVCQSFKDHVLFERSEVLTGANRPYSVFTPYKNAWLKRLRAHPEAMAPHAVAPHALALAPWPEDLGTPGIPPLAALGFEPIDDTLLRLPCGSAGARTLLADFLPRIDGYADKRDFPACKGPSYLSVHLRFGTVSIRELVREAWGRGAADNAPGPATWLSELIWRDFYHQILHHNPHVVGQAFKLEFDSVCWEEGPEADALFDAWCHGRTGYPLVDAGMRQLWQTGYMHNRLRMVVASFLTKDLGVDWRRGEAWFALHLNDFDLAANNGGWQWAASTGCDAQPWFRIFNPVTQSEKFDPQGRFIRRYVPELAKLDDRSLHAPWLAPALSLAAAGVRLGTDYPHPVVDHDAARQRTLARFGSLKPGR; encoded by the coding sequence ATGCCTTCCCAACCGTTTCAACGTGCCCTGGTCTGGTTGCGCCGCGATCTGCGGGCGGACGACCACGCCGCCCTGGCCGCCGCGTGTACCCAAGCCGATCAGGTGTGGTGCGCTTTCGTCTTCGACACCCCCCTTCTCGACCCGCTGCCGCGCCGGGATCGGCGTGTCGCCTTCATTCACCACAGCCTGACGCAACTCGACGCCGAGTTGGACGCGCTAGGCCAACGCCACGGCCACGCGCCCGGGGCGGTGCGGCTGATCGTGCAGCACGGCGTCGCCACCGAGGTCATCCCGGCATTGGCGCGGCAACTGCGGGCCGATCTGGTCTGCTTGAACCACGACGATGAACCCGATGCGCTGCGCCGCGACGCCCAGGTGCGCGAGCACCTGCACGCAGCGGGCATCGTTTGCCAAAGCTTCAAAGACCATGTGCTGTTCGAGCGCAGCGAAGTGCTGACCGGCGCAAACCGCCCTTACAGCGTGTTCACACCCTACAAAAACGCTTGGTTGAAGCGCCTGCGCGCCCACCCCGAAGCGATGGCGCCGCACGCGGTCGCCCCGCACGCGCTGGCCTTGGCGCCGTGGCCCGAAGATTTGGGCACGCCGGGCATCCCGCCGCTGGCGGCGCTGGGGTTCGAGCCGATCGACGACACCCTGTTGCGCTTGCCCTGCGGCAGCGCGGGCGCTCGCACCCTGCTGGCGGATTTCCTCCCCCGCATCGACGGCTATGCCGACAAGCGCGATTTCCCAGCCTGCAAAGGCCCGAGTTACCTCAGCGTGCATCTGCGTTTTGGTACGGTGTCCATCCGCGAATTGGTGCGCGAGGCTTGGGGGCGCGGTGCGGCTGACAACGCGCCAGGGCCAGCGACGTGGTTATCGGAGCTGATTTGGCGGGACTTCTATCACCAAATCTTGCACCACAACCCGCACGTCGTCGGCCAGGCTTTCAAGCTGGAATTCGACAGCGTGTGCTGGGAAGAAGGCCCCGAAGCCGATGCGCTGTTCGACGCTTGGTGCCACGGGCGCACTGGTTATCCGCTGGTGGATGCGGGCATGCGCCAGCTCTGGCAAACCGGCTACATGCACAACCGGCTGCGCATGGTGGTGGCCAGTTTTCTCACCAAAGATTTAGGCGTCGATTGGCGCCGGGGCGAAGCATGGTTCGCGCTGCACCTGAACGATTTTGACCTGGCTGCCAACAACGGCGGTTGGCAGTGGGCCGCTTCGACTGGGTGTGATGCACAACCCTGGTTTCGCATCTTCAACCCCGTGACGCAAAGCGAAAAATTCGATCCACAAGGCCGATTCATTCGCCGCTATGTGCCCGAACTGGCCAAGCTGGACGACCGCAGTCTGCACGCGCCATGGCTGGCCCCCGCCCTGAGTTTGGCCGCCGCCGGGGTGCGGTTGGGCACGGATTACCCGCATCCCGTGGTCGATCACGACGCGGCCCGGCAACGCACTCTGGCCCGCTTCGGCTCGCTCAAACCCGGGCGCTGA